A stretch of the Janthinobacterium sp. B9-8 genome encodes the following:
- the selD gene encoding selenide, water dikinase SelD codes for MSTKLTSLSHGGGCGCKIAPAVLSEMLSKLPTAALFPKLLVGTETADDAAVYWLNDEQALVATTDFFMPIVDDAFDFGRIAATNAISDIYAMGGTPIMALAVVGMPVNLLPIEDIQQILAGGAAVCAEAGIPIAGGHSIDAPEPIYGLVAMGLVHPKQLKKNSDAKAGDVLILGKPLGIGILGTAMKKGLLDDAGYKQLIDTTTQLNKVGSDLAKLAGVHALTDVTGFGLLGHLLEVCRGAKLTANVAANDLPLLSAAVGFAQQGIGPGAIERNLASFGQDVDFAEQVPEWQQRIMADAQTSGGLLVACSAETVDEVMTLFKAQGFAQAAVIGQLAEGEARVLVA; via the coding sequence ATGAGCACAAAGTTAACTTCTTTATCTCACGGTGGTGGTTGCGGTTGTAAAATCGCCCCGGCCGTTTTATCAGAAATGCTATCTAAGTTACCAACTGCAGCCTTATTCCCTAAGCTCTTGGTTGGCACTGAAACAGCTGACGATGCCGCTGTTTATTGGTTGAATGATGAACAAGCACTGGTTGCCACCACCGATTTCTTTATGCCGATTGTGGATGACGCCTTTGATTTTGGCCGTATCGCAGCCACCAATGCGATTTCCGATATTTACGCCATGGGCGGCACGCCGATTATGGCTTTGGCGGTTGTCGGCATGCCAGTCAATCTGCTACCGATCGAAGATATTCAGCAAATTTTGGCGGGTGGTGCTGCAGTCTGTGCCGAGGCGGGGATTCCGATTGCGGGTGGGCATTCAATCGACGCACCCGAGCCTATCTATGGGCTCGTGGCGATGGGCTTGGTTCATCCAAAACAGCTTAAAAAAAATAGCGATGCCAAGGCTGGCGATGTGCTGATCTTAGGCAAGCCGCTAGGGATAGGTATCTTGGGTACGGCCATGAAAAAAGGCCTGCTGGATGATGCAGGCTATAAGCAGCTGATTGATACCACCACGCAACTTAATAAGGTCGGCAGCGATTTGGCTAAACTGGCCGGCGTGCATGCGCTGACCGACGTAACGGGCTTTGGCCTACTTGGCCATCTATTGGAAGTTTGCCGTGGGGCTAAGCTGACTGCGAATGTGGCTGCGAATGATTTGCCGCTACTCTCTGCCGCTGTGGGCTTTGCCCAGCAAGGCATAGGCCCCGGCGCAATCGAGCGCAATTTAGCTAGCTTTGGGCAAGACGTTGATTTCGCCGAGCAAGTGCCAGAATGGCAGCAGCGCATCATGGCCGACGCGCAAACCTCTGGCGGCCTGCTGGTGGCTTGCTCTGCTGAAACCGTTGATGAAGTGATGACGCTATTTAAGGCACAAGGCTTTGCACAGGCGGCGGTGATTGGGCAACTTGCCGAGGGCGAGGCGAGGGTGTTGGTGGCTTAG
- a CDS encoding NAD(P)/FAD-dependent oxidoreductase yields MTVLQRIVIVGGGAGGLELAVKLGEKLGRKGKAHITLIDAARTHIWKPLLHQVAAGTLDSHADELEYIALARWHHFDFRLGRMTGLDREAKQVVLAPTLDEEDGSELVPEQTITYDALVMALGSQTNDFGTPGVANHAIMLDTPEAAERFNKRFINSCLRAQARRKQAGEGRFTVTIIGGGATGVELSAELHMATRIMSSFGFANIHPEHDLKIVIVDAAPRLLSALPERLSNAVALELRKMAVEIHANERVVDVSASGVKMASGKFIPSDLVVWAAGIKAADFLKDIGGLESNRLNQLVVSRTLQTSRDPSIFALGDCAACPLGDTGATVPPRAQSAHQQAMLLAKSIPLYLAGKTLPEFKYQDYGSLVSLGEYSTVGSLMGGIARGSLFIEGQFAKMMYWSLYKKHQVAVNGWFKTWLATWGEYIDRVSKPRIKLH; encoded by the coding sequence ATGACTGTATTGCAGCGCATCGTAATAGTTGGGGGAGGGGCTGGCGGTTTGGAGCTGGCAGTGAAGCTGGGTGAAAAGCTGGGCCGTAAGGGCAAGGCACATATAACCTTGATCGACGCGGCGCGCACTCATATCTGGAAGCCACTCTTGCATCAGGTGGCGGCGGGAACTTTAGATAGCCATGCCGACGAGCTGGAATATATCGCGCTGGCCCGCTGGCATCATTTTGATTTTCGCCTAGGCCGTATGACGGGGCTGGATAGAGAAGCTAAGCAAGTGGTGTTGGCCCCAACCCTTGATGAGGAAGACGGTAGCGAGCTAGTGCCCGAGCAAACCATTACTTACGATGCGCTGGTTATGGCGCTGGGCAGCCAGACCAATGATTTTGGCACGCCTGGCGTGGCAAACCACGCCATTATGCTCGATACCCCAGAGGCCGCAGAGCGCTTCAATAAACGCTTTATCAATAGCTGCTTACGTGCGCAGGCAAGGCGTAAACAAGCGGGTGAGGGGCGCTTTACCGTTACCATTATCGGCGGCGGGGCCACAGGGGTAGAGCTATCTGCCGAGCTGCATATGGCTACGCGCATTATGAGTAGCTTCGGTTTTGCCAATATCCACCCTGAGCATGATTTAAAAATTGTGATTGTCGATGCAGCTCCAAGGCTGCTTTCTGCCCTGCCGGAGCGCTTATCCAATGCTGTGGCGCTTGAGCTGCGCAAAATGGCGGTAGAGATTCACGCGAATGAGCGAGTGGTCGATGTATCGGCCTCGGGCGTCAAAATGGCTTCGGGCAAGTTTATTCCCAGCGATTTGGTGGTGTGGGCAGCGGGGATTAAAGCTGCGGATTTCCTCAAAGATATCGGCGGTTTAGAAAGCAATCGTCTTAATCAGCTGGTGGTCAGCCGTACATTACAAACCTCGCGCGACCCTAGCATTTTTGCACTGGGCGATTGCGCTGCTTGTCCGCTCGGCGATACAGGGGCTACTGTGCCACCCCGCGCACAATCCGCACACCAGCAGGCGATGTTGCTGGCGAAAAGTATTCCTCTGTATTTGGCGGGCAAAACTCTGCCAGAGTTTAAATATCAGGATTACGGCTCGCTGGTGTCCTTGGGTGAATACAGTACGGTAGGCAGCTTAATGGGCGGCATTGCCCGTGGCAGCTTATTTATCGAGGGCCAGTTCGCCAAAATGATGTATTGGTCACTGTATAAAAAACACCAAGTGGCGGTGAATGGCTGGTTTAAAACCTGGCTGGCTACATGGGGCGAATATATCGACCGTGTGAGCAAGCCCAGAATTAAGCTGCATTAA
- a CDS encoding ferritin-like domain-containing protein — protein sequence MKSIRHQALLALQMANHQDKVALVRAIEDQHPLASDELIVSTEQTPGLSDRPLLVPPMDVPRRKISTPEGHAALVHALAHIEFNAINLALDILWRFAGQPEDFYRDWLKVAREEAYHFVLLQDHLLTLGYAYGDFTAHNGLWDMAERTKDDLLARLALVPRTLEARGLDVTPQIRDRLRHRGDKAGAAILDIILRDEVGHVAIGNRWYKALCEERGLETIAAYEQLALQYQAAKQRGPFNLEARRAAGFSEEELAALQQLD from the coding sequence ATGAAATCAATCCGCCATCAAGCCTTGCTCGCGCTGCAAATGGCCAATCACCAAGATAAAGTCGCCCTTGTGCGTGCTATCGAAGACCAGCATCCACTGGCCAGTGATGAGCTGATCGTTAGCACCGAACAAACGCCAGGCTTGAGCGATCGCCCGCTTTTAGTGCCGCCTATGGATGTGCCGCGCCGCAAAATCAGCACACCTGAAGGCCATGCTGCCTTGGTACATGCCTTGGCGCATATCGAATTTAATGCGATTAATTTGGCACTCGATATTCTTTGGCGCTTTGCTGGCCAGCCCGAAGACTTTTATCGTGACTGGCTAAAAGTAGCCCGTGAAGAGGCCTATCATTTTGTGCTCTTGCAAGATCATCTGCTGACGCTGGGTTACGCCTATGGCGATTTCACGGCGCATAACGGCCTATGGGATATGGCAGAAAGAACCAAGGATGATTTGCTGGCAAGGCTGGCGCTGGTTCCCCGAACTCTGGAAGCGCGTGGCTTGGATGTCACTCCGCAAATTCGTGACCGGCTTAGGCATCGAGGCGACAAGGCAGGTGCTGCGATTCTGGATATTATCTTGAGAGATGAAGTGGGTCATGTGGCGATTGGCAATCGCTGGTATAAGGCGCTGTGTGAAGAGCGGGGTTTAGAAACGATTGCAGCCTACGAGCAGTTGGCCTTGCAATATCAGGCAGCCAAGCAGCGCGGGCCGTTTAATTTAGAAGCGCGTAGGGCAGCTGGGTTTAGTGAGGAAGAGCTGGCGGCATTACAACAGCTGGATTAG